The Terriglobus roseus sequence TTGGTTCTGTTACTTGCTTGCTGCGAGGAACGCGATGATGTCATCCACGTTCGCCGTCGTAAGTTGCGGGAACGCCGGCATCTTCACCGGGCCCGTCTGCGCGCCGTTTGCAACCTGCGCGTGAATGTGTGCCGCGCCTACGCGGGCAACGATGCCCACCAGGGACGGAATCATGGGCGCCATGCCAGCGCGGTTCGGCTGGTGGCACACACTGCAATTTGCCATGTACAACTTCTGCCCGTTTGCGACATCGCCTGCAGCAGCGTGCGGTGCGGCAGCCGAGGGTGCACTGGCGCTCGCTTCCGTCTTTGCTGCAGCCGCCGTCGCAACGGTGGGCTTGGCTCCGGCTGGCAGGGCAGATGCCAGAGGAGCCGTCTTAGGGTTTGCTTCAGAGACCTGGGCCGGCTTTGCTGCTTCGGCTGCCGGTGCGGGCATGGGGGCAGGCAGCGGAGCAGCGGCCGGAGCGGAGCCCTTGATCTGACCAGCCGTTGCCGGCAGGTCCCAATCCTTGATGAAGCCGGCGGCAAAGCCTTCGTGCGCCTCGACGTCTTCCATCTTTTCGATCTTCGCTCCACCAGCATCTGCAGTGGTCGCGTGCTGGCTCAGCTGGAGTGCGCGAACATACGCGGCAATCGCCCAGCGGTCAGCCGGCTCGATCTGTCCGGAATAGTCCGGCATGGCGCCGTAGCCGTTGGAGATCACGTTGAAGAAGTGACCCAGCGGTGCAGAGCGCAGACGCTCCGTGTGGAAGTTGCCTGCTGGCATGAAGCCACGCATCACGATCATGCCGCGACCGTTGCCGGTACGCGAGTGGCATGCGGTGCAGTACACGTTGTAGCGCTCCTGGCCCCGCTCGATGAGCTCGGCCGTCAGCGGTACAGGCAGACCATCACCCTCGGCGCCGTTCACCATTCCTGTGCGGAAGTACGATCCCGCATCTTCCTGGCCGCGCGCGATCGTGCCCTGCACCTGCGGACGGACCGAACGGCCGTCTGCATAGAAGCTGGTACCGCGCTGCGGATAGAACTTCGGCTGGTTGTGCATGTCCTGACGGCAACCTGCCAGTCCGAGCATGCTGGCGCAGGCGATAGTTGCCGCGGCAAGCCGCTGGAACCGTGTCCCCTTTGCCCTGTCTGTCGCCTGCAACTCAGGCTGGGACAGTGTTCCGTGTTGCTTGATCCCCAGAGCCTGCATTACAGATCTACCTCCACCACGCTGATCGCGCGGAACTGTTCCAGGAACTGGCGTGTGTTTCCCAGGTCGAACTGGGGGTCAGTCGCCTCCAGGCACAGAAAGAACTTGTCATCCGTGGCGCCAATGCGGAAGTTCGGAGCATTGAACAGCGGATGGTACGGCTGCGGCAGGCCATTCAGCGCGAGCATCGAGAACGCTGCCGACAGACCTGCGAACAGAATCGTCCACTCATATGCCGGGATAATGAACGCGGGCCACGAGAACAGCGGACGACCGGCAATGTTCTGCGGGTACGAGATCGCGGACATCCATGTCTGCATGGTGAACGCAGTGGTCAGGCCCATCAGGCCGCCCAACAACGTCAGCAGGGGCACACGATTGCGGTGCACATCCAGCGCGCTGGCCGCTTCTTCTACGGGATAGGGTGTGTAGCACTCCATCCGGCGGAAGCCCGCGTCCCGCGCCGCGAGGGTAGCTTTCACCATCGCCTGCGGCGTATTGAATTCGGCCAGGAGGCCGTAGACTCCCTCTTCGACTGGCATTAGACAGTCTCCTCGACGGTTTCTTCCGCATCCATGCCGCCCGCAAACTTAGTCTGCGGCAGCATCATCTTGATTTCGTTCATCGGGATCATCGGAGCGAACCGAACGAACAGCAGGAACAGGCTGGTAAAGATGCCCATGGTGCCGATGTACAGGAGGTAATCCCACTTCGTCGCGCGGTAGGTGCCCCACGAGGATGGCAGGAAGTCGCGGTAGAGCGATGTGACAACGATCACGAAACGCTCAAACCACATACCAATGTTGATCACAATGGAGATCGTGAACAGGTAGGCCACGTTGGTGCGCAGCTTGCGCCACCACAGCGTGCCCAGCGGAAGCGCGATGTTGAAGAGGATGAGCAGCCAGTAGCCCCAGCCCATCGGTCCGAACATGCGGTTCCACATCATGAAGAACTCCCAGTGGCTCGCGGAGTACCAGGCCATGAAGACTTCCAGGCCATAGCCATACGCCACGATCAGGCCGGTGCCCAGCATGACCTTACCCATGTTGTCCAGATGACGCAGGGTGACCAGATCTTCCATGTGGTAGAACTTCCGGATCGGAATGGCCAGCGTGAGCACCATGGCGAAACCGGAGTAAATAGCACCCGCGACGAAGTACGGCGGGAAGACTGTCGTGTGCCAGCCCGGCAGAGCAGCGACCGCAAAGTCGAAGCTGATGACGGTGTGCACAGAAAGCACGAGCGGTGTGGACAGGCCGGCGAGCAGCAGCGATGCCGTCTCATAACGCATCCAGTGGCGGGTCGAACCGCGCCAGCCGAGCGAGAGAAGACCGTAGGCCCACTTGGCGAAGGGCAGCTGAGCCTTGTCACGCAGGGTGCCGAAGTCAGGGATCATGCCGATGTACCAGAACACAACCGAGATGGTCGCGTAAGTGGACACAGCGAAAACGTCCCAGCAGAGCGGCGAACGGAACTGCGGCCAGATGTTCATGGTGTTGGGCAGTGGCAGTAGCCAGTAACCCAGCCAGGGACGGCCGATGTGCAGGACCGGGAAGATACCGGCGCAGACCACGGCGAAGATCGTCATGGCTTCTGCGAAACGGTTGATCGAGTTACGCCAGCTCTGCTTGAAGAGCAGCAGAATTGCCGAGATCAGCGTACCGGCGTGGCCGATACCGATCCACCAGACGAAGTTGACGATCGCGAAGCCCCACGCGCCCGGGATGGTGACACCCCAGATGCCGACGCCCTTGAGCACCAGCCACGTGATCGCGATAACCGCCAGCGAAGCCACACCACCGGCCACGATGAGGCCAAAGAACCAGCCGAGCGGCGTGTGCGAGGTGAGGACGACGTTCGCGATCTTGCGCGTAACGCTCGTAAAGTTGTGGCCCGGCGCGAGTACCGCAAACTCACCCGTGATCGGATCGATCATGGGGTCGTTTACCGGGTGGCGGTACGGATCAATGACAGGTTTGGTCGCCATTACGCCATCTCCAGCTCAGGGTTCGGGTTGGACACGCCTGCGGTGTAGCTGGTCCGCGGACGGTAGTTGAGGTCAGCGAGAACCTGGTAGTTCCGCTCCTCTGCCTTGCGCCGAGCGACCCGGCTGCCCTTGTCGTTAATGTTGCCGAAGACGATTGCGTCGGTCGGGCAGGCCTGCTGGCATGCCGTGACGATCTCGCCGTCGCGAATTGCGCGGCCTTCCTTGTCGGCCTCGATCTTCACGGCCTGGATGCGCTGGGTGCAGTACGTGCACTTTTCCATGACACCGCGCGAACGCACGCTGACGTCTGGATTGCGCATGAACTTCAAGCTCTCCGTGTCGTAATCCGAGTACAGCAGGAAGTTGAAGCGACGAACCTTGTATGGGCAGTTGTTCGAGCAGTAGCGTGTGCCCACGCAGCGGTTGTAGACCATCTGGTTCAGGCCTTCCGGCGTGTGAACCGTTGCGCCGACCGGGCAGACCTGCTCGCAGCCTGCATTTTCGCAATGCTGGCAGAGCATGGGCTGGAAGTGCGCCTTGGGCGCGTGCAGGTCACCTTCAAAGTAGGTGTCGATGCGGATCCAGTCCATTTTGCGACCGACCTTGACCTGTTCGCGGCCGACGACGGGGATGTTGTTTTCCGCATAGCAGCTGACCACGCAGGCGTTGCAGCCAATGCAGGAGTTCAGATCGATCGACATGCCCCAGGCGTTCTGAATCTGTCCGGTGGACTTATCGACGTTGTCGTACTTCCAGGCCTCCGGGAAGAAGCTATCGTCCTTCTTCGGAGTCTCGTACAGGAGGTTGCCCTCATGCGCGAAGCCGGGATTCTTCTGTGCCTCTGCCAGGGTTGCCGTGCGGATGACACCGCGCTCCATGGCTTCGTGGCCAGGTTCGGAGATGGCTGCGTTCGGATCGGTCTTGACGGCGAGATCGCTCTGCGCGAACTTGCCACGGTGATCGAGGTCGTGCACCTGCGTAACGCAGAGGTCGTACTTGCCCTCAGCAGGCTTGACCTTCACACCGCTCTGAGCCCACTGCGCGTCGATGGAGCGAAGCTTGTTCGCATCCGAGCCGACATACTGGCCGACACGACCGAACCAGCGGCCACCACCGAGATGCACCGTGATCACGCCTTCCGGGTGACCGGGCAGGGCGAACGGCGGGAAGACGACCTTCTGACCGTTGATCTCGAGCTCGATGAGATCGCGCTCTTCGATCTTCAACGCGGCCATGGTGTCGATACCCATGATGGCGGCGTTGTCCCACGCCATGCGTGTGACCTGCTTCGGCAGTTCCTGCAGCCAGCCGTTGTTGGCGAAGCGACCGTCATAGATCGACGGATCCGCCTTGAAGGCAATCTCGTACGTGCCGGCAAGTGCTGCGCTCATGGTCGGGGCGATGCTGCCGCCCTTGCCGCTGACGCCAGACTTCGGCTCGAATGCGGTGCCTTCGACCCAGCCGTCATGCAGGGCCTTCTGCCATGCCGCGGCGTCGCCGCCCTTGGCGTAGGTCTTGAAGTTTGCCTGAACGACTTCGTGCGAGGTCATCTGCGCGTTGTCGAGGGCAGCCTGCAGCATGTCATGCGCAGTCTTGCCACCGTAGAGCGGATCGATCATCGGCTGGATGACGGAGATGGTGCCGTCATACGAGCGGGCATCGGACCAGCTCTCAAGGTAATGTGCCGCGTTGACGTGCCAGTGAGCGCGCTGTGCGGTTTCATCGAGGTACAAACCGTGGTGCGCGACGAACGGCACCTTGGTCATGGCATCGCCGAAGCGGAGGTCAGCCGGTGCGTTGTACGCCGGGTTTGCACCCAGCATAACGAGGACGCGAACCTGGCCGGCGCGCATGGCGCTGACGAGAGCCTTCAGATCCTGGCCGCCTACCGAGGGCAGAGCCTGGACCGTCTCGGTGTAGACCACGGTCGATCCGACTGCGCCGAGCTGTGCGTTCAGGGCATGCGCGGCAGCCTGTACCGCGGGCGAACTCTGCTCACCGGCGACAACGACTGCCTTGCTGCCAGCCTTCTTCAGGTCGGCAACCACTTCCTTGAAGAACTTCTCAGCCCACTCGCTGCCATTAAAGCCCGAACCGGAGACGAGTGCTGCTGCAAACTTTTCGATGTCGCTGGGCTTCAGGCCGAGGCGATGCTCTGCCTTGCCACCGGTCACCGTCGGCATGCTTTCGACGACGTACAGGCGGTTCATGACCTTGCCGGTCTCGTAGCGATGACGCTCAGCGTACGCAGCCGACATGGGCAGGAAACCCGGGAAGGCGTTGGACGAGAGGAAGTCGGCATCGAGCGACAGGATCACATCGGCATTTTCGAGCTTGTACTGTGCGTCGTAGAAGTCGCCCAGGGCAGCCTTCGACGCGATGCGTGCCGAGTCATTGTTGACGGGGGACCACTGCACCAGCTTCGCGCTCGGATACTTGGCCACGAACTGCTTCCACTGCGCCGCCAGCGAGGGCGAAACGATGGGCTCGCTCAGGACATACACGCCCTGGCCGCCACCGCTCATCTGCAGGGCACTGCGAAGCGCGTCCGAGAAAGCACCGAAGTCAGAGTTCAGCGTAGCGCCACCGACGTGCTTGATCACGTGGGCCGAGCGGTCCGGGTCATACAGGTCCAGCAGGGTCGCCTGGGTAAAGACGTCCGAACGACCCTTGGAGACCGGGTGCTCCGGGTTACCATCGATCTTGATGGGCCGGTACGCCTCGCTCTTCACCAGCACCGGTACAGCACCAGTGGGGAACGGATAGGCCGTTGCGAAGTAGTTCGGCTTGCCGAGGACGAGGTCTTCGGGCGACTTCACGTAGGCGAAGATCGGCTCGTCCGGCTGCTTGGTGCAACCGGTGGTTGCGGCCAGCGCCAGCGACGCGCCCATGACCTTCATGAAGCCGCGGCGGCTCACGCCGTCGGTCAGTTCGGATGCCTGCCGCGGAAACTCCTCGTGCAGCATGTCTTCAAAACCCGGCGCGTCGGAGAGCTCGTTCATGCTCTGCCAGAAGCGCTTTCCGTTCTTGCCGTCCAAGCGCTTGCGCACGTCGGCCAGAGTCAGCTTCGCTGACTGGATC is a genomic window containing:
- a CDS encoding TAT-variant-translocated molybdopterin oxidoreductase produces the protein MAESVNFDATAPATASTTVVTTIQSAKLTLADVRKRLDGKNGKRFWQSMNELSDAPGFEDMLHEEFPRQASELTDGVSRRGFMKVMGASLALAATTGCTKQPDEPIFAYVKSPEDLVLGKPNYFATAYPFPTGAVPVLVKSEAYRPIKIDGNPEHPVSKGRSDVFTQATLLDLYDPDRSAHVIKHVGGATLNSDFGAFSDALRSALQMSGGGQGVYVLSEPIVSPSLAAQWKQFVAKYPSAKLVQWSPVNNDSARIASKAALGDFYDAQYKLENADVILSLDADFLSSNAFPGFLPMSAAYAERHRYETGKVMNRLYVVESMPTVTGGKAEHRLGLKPSDIEKFAAALVSGSGFNGSEWAEKFFKEVVADLKKAGSKAVVVAGEQSSPAVQAAAHALNAQLGAVGSTVVYTETVQALPSVGGQDLKALVSAMRAGQVRVLVMLGANPAYNAPADLRFGDAMTKVPFVAHHGLYLDETAQRAHWHVNAAHYLESWSDARSYDGTISVIQPMIDPLYGGKTAHDMLQAALDNAQMTSHEVVQANFKTYAKGGDAAAWQKALHDGWVEGTAFEPKSGVSGKGGSIAPTMSAALAGTYEIAFKADPSIYDGRFANNGWLQELPKQVTRMAWDNAAIMGIDTMAALKIEERDLIELEINGQKVVFPPFALPGHPEGVITVHLGGGRWFGRVGQYVGSDANKLRSIDAQWAQSGVKVKPAEGKYDLCVTQVHDLDHRGKFAQSDLAVKTDPNAAISEPGHEAMERGVIRTATLAEAQKNPGFAHEGNLLYETPKKDDSFFPEAWKYDNVDKSTGQIQNAWGMSIDLNSCIGCNACVVSCYAENNIPVVGREQVKVGRKMDWIRIDTYFEGDLHAPKAHFQPMLCQHCENAGCEQVCPVGATVHTPEGLNQMVYNRCVGTRYCSNNCPYKVRRFNFLLYSDYDTESLKFMRNPDVSVRSRGVMEKCTYCTQRIQAVKIEADKEGRAIRDGEIVTACQQACPTDAIVFGNINDKGSRVARRKAEERNYQVLADLNYRPRTSYTAGVSNPNPELEMA
- a CDS encoding c-type cytochrome; translation: MQALGIKQHGTLSQPELQATDRAKGTRFQRLAAATIACASMLGLAGCRQDMHNQPKFYPQRGTSFYADGRSVRPQVQGTIARGQEDAGSYFRTGMVNGAEGDGLPVPLTAELIERGQERYNVYCTACHSRTGNGRGMIVMRGFMPAGNFHTERLRSAPLGHFFNVISNGYGAMPDYSGQIEPADRWAIAAYVRALQLSQHATTADAGGAKIEKMEDVEAHEGFAAGFIKDWDLPATAGQIKGSAPAAAPLPAPMPAPAAEAAKPAQVSEANPKTAPLASALPAGAKPTVATAAAAKTEASASAPSAAAPHAAAGDVANGQKLYMANCSVCHQPNRAGMAPMIPSLVGIVARVGAAHIHAQVANGAQTGPVKMPAFPQLTTANVDDIIAFLAASK
- the nrfD gene encoding NrfD/PsrC family molybdoenzyme membrane anchor subunit → MATKPVIDPYRHPVNDPMIDPITGEFAVLAPGHNFTSVTRKIANVVLTSHTPLGWFFGLIVAGGVASLAVIAITWLVLKGVGIWGVTIPGAWGFAIVNFVWWIGIGHAGTLISAILLLFKQSWRNSINRFAEAMTIFAVVCAGIFPVLHIGRPWLGYWLLPLPNTMNIWPQFRSPLCWDVFAVSTYATISVVFWYIGMIPDFGTLRDKAQLPFAKWAYGLLSLGWRGSTRHWMRYETASLLLAGLSTPLVLSVHTVISFDFAVAALPGWHTTVFPPYFVAGAIYSGFAMVLTLAIPIRKFYHMEDLVTLRHLDNMGKVMLGTGLIVAYGYGLEVFMAWYSASHWEFFMMWNRMFGPMGWGYWLLILFNIALPLGTLWWRKLRTNVAYLFTISIVINIGMWFERFVIVVTSLYRDFLPSSWGTYRATKWDYLLYIGTMGIFTSLFLLFVRFAPMIPMNEIKMMLPQTKFAGGMDAEETVEETV
- a CDS encoding DUF3341 domain-containing protein; translation: MPVEEGVYGLLAEFNTPQAMVKATLAARDAGFRRMECYTPYPVEEAASALDVHRNRVPLLTLLGGLMGLTTAFTMQTWMSAISYPQNIAGRPLFSWPAFIIPAYEWTILFAGLSAAFSMLALNGLPQPYHPLFNAPNFRIGATDDKFFLCLEATDPQFDLGNTRQFLEQFRAISVVEVDL